Genomic segment of Pseudomonas iranensis:
CGGTTTGAACTACAACCTCGAACTGCGTTGGGAAGGTGTGCCATCGCTCGCCGATGCGCTGCGCATGCTCAAGGACCAGGCCGATCGCACGCCGACCCCGCAGTGGGTGCGCGTGGTCGGTGGCTGGAACGAATTCCAGTTCGCCGAAAAACGCATGCCGACTCTGGAAGAAATCAACCAGGCCGCGCCGGACACCCCGGTGTTCATCCTGCACCTGTATGACCGCGCATTGCTCAACCGCGCCGCTCTGCGTGTGGCCGGCTACACCCGCGACACGCCGAACCCACCAGGTGGCGAGATCGTGCGCGACAGTAATGGCAACCCGACCGGCATGCTGGTCGCTCGGCCGAACGCGATGATTCTCTACTCGACGCTGGCCAAAGGGCCGAAGCTGCCGCTGGAATATCAGGTCAACTCTACTCGTCAGTTCATGCGCGAACTCAATCGCCTCGGCCTGACCAGTGCGATCGACGCCGGCGGTGGTTTCCAGAACTATCCGGACGATTACCAAGTAATCGAACAACTGGCCAAAGACGACCAGTTGACCGTTCGCATCGCCTACAACCTGTTCACCCAGAAGCCGAAAGAAGAGCTGACCGATTTTCAGAACTGGACCGGCAGCGTCAAGTTGCATCAGGGCGACGACTACCTGCGCCACAACGGCGCCGGCGAAATGCTGGTGTTCTCCGCCGCCGACTTCGAAGACTTCCTCGAACCGCGTCCGGACCTGCCGCAAACCATGGAACAGGAACTCGAGCCGGTGGTGCGCCACTTGGTCGAACAGCGCTGGCCGTTCCGTCTGCACGCCACGTACAACGAATCGATCAGCCGCATGCTCGACGTGTTCGAGAAGGTCAACCGCGACATTCCGTTCAATGGTCTGCCGTGGTTCTTCGACCACGCTGAAACCATCACCCCGCAAAACATCGAACGTGTGAAAGCGCTGGGCGGCGGCATTGCGATTCAGGATCGCATGGCGTTCCAAGGCGAATACTTCGTCGATCGCTACGGCAAACAAGCCGCCGAAGCCACGCCACCGATCAAGCGCATGCTCGCTGAAGGTGTGCCGGTTGGTGCAGGCACCGACGCCACGCGCGTGTCCAGTTACAACCCGTGGACCTCGCTGTACTGGATGGTCAGCGGCCGCACCGTTGGCGGTCTGGCCCTCTACGAAGAAGGTTTGCCACGCAGCACCGCGCTGGAACTGTTCACCCACGGCAGCGCCTGGTTCTCCTCGGAGCAGGGCAAAAAAGGCCAGATCCGTGTCGGTCAACTGGCAGACCTCGCTGCACTGAGCGCGGACTTCTTCAGCGTTGAAGAAGAAGCGATCAAGTGGATCGAGTCAGTGATGACCGTGGTCGGCGGCAAGATTGTCTACGCCGCCGGCGACTTCGAAGACCTCGGCCCGCGCTCGATTCCGGTGCTGCCGGACTGGTCGCCGGTAGTCAAAGTCCCGGGCCACTGGCGCCCGAACTCGCCGCTGCAAGCGCAGGTTCACCAGTGCAGCGGGCCATGCGCCGTGCACACCCACAGCCATGAAAAAGCGCGGATGTCGAATGCGCCGGTCAGCGATTTCGCCGGTTTCTGGGGCGCGTTCGGCTGTTCCTGCTTCGCGTTCTGAGTTTGAAAAAAGCGCCGGTCATCAGGACCGGCGCTTACCGCAACAACCATCCATCCAGGAGTTTTGCCATGAGCGTTCCTTACAAGCGTCTGAACAAAGATGATGCCGTCGTCCTGCTGGTCGATCACCAGACCGGTCTGATCTCGCTGGTGCAGGATTTCTCGCCGAACGAGTTCAAGAACAACGTGCTGGCACTGGGCGACATCGCCAAGTTCTTCAAGCTGCCGACCATTCTGACCACCAGCTTCGACGCAGGTCCAAACGGCCCGATCGTGCCCGAGCTGCTCGAGCAATTCCCCGACGCGCCGTTCATTCAGCGTCCAGGCCAGATCAACGCCTGGGACAACGAAGACTTCGTCAAAGCGATCAAGGCCACCGGCCGTAAACAACTGATCATCGCCGGTGTAGTGACCGACGTTTGCGTAGCTTTCCCGACCCTGTCGGCGATCGCTGAAGGCTTCGAAGTGTTCGTCGTCACCGACTCGTCGGGTACCTTCAACACC
This window contains:
- the ycaC gene encoding isochorismate family cysteine hydrolase YcaC → MSVPYKRLNKDDAVVLLVDHQTGLISLVQDFSPNEFKNNVLALGDIAKFFKLPTILTTSFDAGPNGPIVPELLEQFPDAPFIQRPGQINAWDNEDFVKAIKATGRKQLIIAGVVTDVCVAFPTLSAIAEGFEVFVVTDSSGTFNTTVQQAAWARMSAAGAHLMNWFAVACELQGDWRNDMEGLAHLLSERLPNYRNLINSYTKFTAK
- a CDS encoding amidohydrolase codes for the protein MSADLILFNGQFHTVDREKPLASAVAIKDGRFVAVGNDAEAMALKGSATQVVDMKGRCVIPGLNDSHLHLIRGGLNYNLELRWEGVPSLADALRMLKDQADRTPTPQWVRVVGGWNEFQFAEKRMPTLEEINQAAPDTPVFILHLYDRALLNRAALRVAGYTRDTPNPPGGEIVRDSNGNPTGMLVARPNAMILYSTLAKGPKLPLEYQVNSTRQFMRELNRLGLTSAIDAGGGFQNYPDDYQVIEQLAKDDQLTVRIAYNLFTQKPKEELTDFQNWTGSVKLHQGDDYLRHNGAGEMLVFSAADFEDFLEPRPDLPQTMEQELEPVVRHLVEQRWPFRLHATYNESISRMLDVFEKVNRDIPFNGLPWFFDHAETITPQNIERVKALGGGIAIQDRMAFQGEYFVDRYGKQAAEATPPIKRMLAEGVPVGAGTDATRVSSYNPWTSLYWMVSGRTVGGLALYEEGLPRSTALELFTHGSAWFSSEQGKKGQIRVGQLADLAALSADFFSVEEEAIKWIESVMTVVGGKIVYAAGDFEDLGPRSIPVLPDWSPVVKVPGHWRPNSPLQAQVHQCSGPCAVHTHSHEKARMSNAPVSDFAGFWGAFGCSCFAF